Proteins encoded within one genomic window of Ammonifex degensii KC4:
- the ytxC gene encoding sporulation protein YtxC: MEIALRLRSAPLRKILREGLARELQQLRKERIPCRLDTDKEGDLLWVKVEARSESERRYVKLRLGRFLEEFFLCHGLTLYFHSLWEGELPNSPVLQQAIREALSSRRKNPSLAPFRSLIAERLSSYLRSSSSSIKLDLEGFLYFRLKELRLPLSRLAYEVVDEALFYQESEELLDFLTSFRQRHGASYHRVHCYRTAAGGVLLCDGKGKELAYLSPSDFPEEEGPEDWILGTLILLGARQIVLHGYFPSSTALPLFTRLFRLKECRGCSLCAVPKLKENRSHQAKEP, encoded by the coding sequence TTGGAGATCGCTTTGCGCCTGAGAAGTGCTCCTTTGCGAAAGATCCTTCGGGAGGGCCTAGCCCGGGAACTGCAGCAGCTCCGGAAAGAAAGAATACCCTGCCGCCTGGACACTGACAAGGAAGGAGATCTTTTGTGGGTAAAGGTGGAGGCCAGGTCGGAGAGCGAGAGGCGCTACGTGAAGCTGCGCCTGGGCCGCTTCCTGGAGGAGTTCTTCTTGTGCCACGGCCTAACCCTTTATTTTCACTCTCTCTGGGAGGGTGAACTGCCGAACTCACCCGTCTTGCAGCAGGCGATACGCGAAGCCCTCTCTAGCCGAAGGAAAAACCCTTCCTTAGCCCCTTTTCGTTCTCTTATCGCGGAGCGCTTATCCTCCTACCTGCGCTCTTCCTCTTCGTCCATAAAACTTGATCTCGAAGGCTTCCTCTACTTCCGGCTAAAAGAGCTGCGGCTTCCCCTCTCGCGCCTGGCCTACGAAGTGGTGGATGAGGCGCTTTTCTACCAGGAAAGCGAGGAACTCCTGGATTTCTTAACAAGCTTCCGGCAGCGCCACGGCGCCAGCTACCACCGGGTGCACTGCTACCGCACCGCGGCAGGAGGCGTCCTCCTCTGCGACGGCAAGGGGAAAGAGCTGGCCTACCTCTCCCCTTCCGATTTCCCGGAGGAGGAAGGGCCGGAGGACTGGATCCTGGGCACCCTTATTCTTCTGGGGGCGCGCCAGATCGTCCTTCACGGTTACTTTCCCTCCAGCACAGCCCTTCCTCTCTTTACCAGGCTCTTCCGCTTGAAGGAATGCAGAGGATGCTCCCTCTGCGCCGTACCAAAGCTTAAAGAGAATAGATCTCATCAGGCGAAGGAACCTTAA
- a CDS encoding NAD(P)-dependent malic enzyme — protein sequence MALADEALELHRKYRGKIKVESKIPVKDKRDLSLVYTPGVAAPSEEIASRRELVYEYTAKGNLVAVVTNGTAVLGLGNIGPEAALPVMEGKAVLFKTLAGVDAFPICLATSDPAEVVQAVKLLAPAFGGINLEDIAAPDCFFIEERLKEELDIPVFHDDQHGTAIVVGAALLNALKLTGRRPEEIKVVVIGAGAAGIAVTWLLHRLGVRHLLVCDREGILVPGRTSNPYKEAVAKLTNPEGKAGNLAEALRGADVLIGLSRGGIVSPEMVAGMAPNPIVFALANPEPEIRPELARQAGAAVIATGRSDYPNQVNNALAFPGVFRGALDVRAREINEAMKLAAVKAIAELVEDLRPDYIIPDPFDPRVVPAVARAVAEAARQTGVARI from the coding sequence GTGGCGTTGGCCGATGAGGCTTTGGAGCTGCATCGCAAGTACCGGGGCAAGATAAAGGTGGAAAGCAAGATCCCGGTTAAGGACAAGCGCGATCTTTCCCTGGTCTATACCCCCGGCGTGGCGGCCCCTTCGGAGGAAATCGCCTCCCGGCGGGAGCTGGTCTACGAGTACACCGCCAAGGGGAATCTGGTGGCGGTGGTGACCAACGGCACGGCCGTTTTAGGTTTGGGGAATATAGGACCAGAGGCCGCCCTGCCGGTTATGGAGGGAAAGGCGGTCCTTTTCAAGACCCTGGCGGGTGTTGATGCCTTTCCCATCTGCCTGGCCACCAGTGACCCGGCCGAGGTGGTGCAGGCGGTAAAGCTCTTAGCCCCTGCTTTTGGCGGTATCAACCTGGAGGACATAGCCGCCCCGGACTGCTTCTTCATCGAAGAGAGGCTGAAGGAAGAGCTTGACATCCCGGTCTTCCACGACGACCAGCACGGCACAGCCATCGTGGTGGGGGCCGCTTTATTAAACGCCCTGAAGCTCACCGGGCGGCGCCCAGAAGAGATAAAAGTCGTGGTGATAGGGGCGGGGGCGGCGGGAATAGCGGTTACCTGGTTGTTGCACAGGCTGGGGGTGCGCCACCTGCTGGTCTGCGACCGGGAGGGGATCCTGGTGCCCGGCAGGACGAGTAACCCCTATAAGGAGGCCGTGGCCAAGCTCACCAATCCGGAGGGCAAAGCCGGGAACCTGGCGGAGGCTTTGCGAGGGGCGGACGTACTCATCGGCCTTTCCCGCGGGGGGATAGTTTCGCCGGAGATGGTGGCCGGCATGGCTCCCAATCCCATAGTCTTCGCCTTGGCCAATCCGGAGCCGGAGATAAGGCCGGAGCTGGCGAGGCAGGCAGGGGCGGCGGTAATAGCCACCGGCCGCTCTGACTACCCCAACCAGGTGAACAACGCTCTGGCCTTCCCCGGCGTTTTCCGGGGGGCTCTTGACGTCCGCGCACGGGAGATAAACGAGGCCATGAAGCTGGCGGCCGTCAAGGCCATAGCAGAGCTGGTAGAAGACCTGCGGCCGGACTACATTATTCCTGACCCCTTTGATCCGCGGGTGGTGCCAGCGGTGGCGCGGGCGGTAGCGGAGGCAGCGCGGCAGACCGGAGTGGCTAGGATTTAA
- the atoS gene encoding two-component system sensor histidine kinase AtoS, whose translation MSKGKRNQEQREMKLFMRFWNRKLGFGKQLFLFTFVLLALPSFLTFYMLHVMQRAEQGMIEGDKAKLERAMALLDHRFHGTFEDILKEHNVPPDARTRDKVRVLNEALKPIIDSVAAEYPGVEFGFYSKDLDVILNGRTETYGENFSTRRKADIERTITTRSPVATVVGPSGTGLIETYRPLVRNGEVIGAVVAQENAKDVYQRLARVRREAYLTIAAGIVIGVGGFFFLLNRFLEIISRVKEGLSHLETDLSYRLPPAFGELGEIAAAINHLANRLAEVKSFNELILDNVEAGVIALDTEGKVVLVNPAAARTLGVNAKEMVGRPVAEVFPPGPLREVLERAWQKGETVRELSLKHPVGEGERDLIVGTNLLAGPQGSPVGVLLTFRDVTERRRLEERVQRQERLAALGKFVAGVAHEIRNPLTTISGYIQMWQRYGKPTPHSLPLVAQEVRRLNAIVDKLLFFARPAEMKLQPYDLNQLVVQVLQFIGHAQDNKVKVEVSLSPELPTVLLDPEQMRQVLMNIIYNSYQAMPNGGLLSVSTELTSDGKYAVVTVGDTGCGIPPENLPRIFDPFFTTKARGSGLGLALAHEIVTAHGGHIEVESKVGVGTTMRVYLPVGEKEVRVDGPGAGGR comes from the coding sequence TTGTCGAAAGGAAAGCGAAATCAAGAGCAGAGGGAGATGAAGCTGTTCATGCGTTTCTGGAACCGGAAGTTAGGGTTTGGCAAACAGCTTTTTCTTTTCACCTTTGTGCTACTAGCTCTGCCAAGTTTTCTTACCTTTTACATGTTGCACGTGATGCAGCGGGCAGAGCAAGGGATGATCGAAGGGGATAAAGCCAAACTGGAGCGGGCCATGGCCTTGCTGGATCACCGTTTTCACGGCACCTTTGAAGATATATTGAAGGAACATAATGTGCCGCCTGATGCCCGGACCCGGGATAAGGTGCGGGTGCTCAACGAGGCGCTCAAACCCATCATCGACTCGGTAGCGGCCGAGTACCCGGGGGTGGAGTTCGGCTTTTACTCCAAGGATTTAGACGTCATCCTCAACGGGCGCACTGAAACCTACGGAGAAAACTTTTCTACCCGGCGCAAGGCGGATATTGAGCGCACCATCACTACCCGCAGCCCGGTGGCTACCGTGGTAGGGCCCAGCGGCACAGGGCTTATTGAGACCTACCGGCCCCTCGTGCGCAATGGGGAGGTCATCGGCGCGGTGGTAGCGCAGGAGAACGCCAAAGACGTTTACCAGCGGCTGGCGCGGGTGCGGCGGGAGGCCTACCTCACCATCGCCGCCGGAATTGTCATTGGAGTAGGAGGATTTTTCTTTCTGCTCAACCGTTTTTTGGAAATTATCAGCCGGGTTAAGGAAGGGCTTTCCCACCTGGAGACCGATCTGAGCTACCGGCTCCCCCCGGCTTTCGGTGAGCTAGGGGAAATTGCGGCGGCCATTAACCATCTAGCTAACCGCTTGGCGGAAGTGAAGAGTTTCAACGAGCTTATCTTAGATAACGTCGAGGCGGGCGTCATAGCCCTGGATACCGAGGGCAAGGTAGTGCTGGTAAATCCGGCGGCTGCCCGGACCCTGGGGGTTAACGCCAAGGAGATGGTGGGAAGGCCGGTGGCCGAGGTCTTTCCGCCAGGGCCGTTGCGGGAGGTTCTGGAGCGGGCCTGGCAGAAGGGGGAAACAGTACGCGAACTTTCTCTTAAGCACCCGGTGGGTGAAGGGGAAAGGGACCTCATCGTGGGGACCAACCTTCTCGCCGGCCCGCAGGGAAGCCCGGTGGGGGTGCTGCTCACCTTCAGGGACGTTACCGAGAGGCGCAGGCTGGAGGAGAGGGTGCAGCGCCAGGAGCGCCTGGCGGCGCTGGGCAAGTTCGTGGCTGGTGTAGCGCACGAGATCCGCAATCCCCTCACCACCATAAGTGGCTATATCCAGATGTGGCAGCGTTACGGCAAGCCCACTCCTCACTCTCTTCCCTTGGTGGCCCAGGAAGTGCGGCGGCTTAACGCCATCGTGGACAAGCTTTTGTTCTTTGCCCGCCCGGCGGAAATGAAGCTTCAGCCTTACGATCTCAACCAGCTGGTGGTTCAAGTGCTGCAGTTCATAGGCCACGCCCAGGACAATAAGGTAAAGGTGGAGGTTTCGCTTTCACCGGAGCTTCCTACGGTGCTCCTCGATCCCGAGCAAATGCGCCAGGTGCTCATGAACATAATCTACAATTCTTATCAGGCCATGCCTAACGGCGGGCTTCTCAGCGTCTCCACCGAGCTGACGTCCGACGGCAAGTACGCGGTGGTGACGGTGGGCGATACCGGATGCGGCATCCCGCCCGAGAACTTGCCCCGCATC
- the iorA gene encoding indolepyruvate ferredoxin oxidoreductase subunit alpha: protein MKLLSGNEAIARGAHEAGVKVAVAYPGTPSTEILETIIRHYPEIYAEWAANEKVAVEVGIGACLAGARTLVAMKHVGVNVAADPLLTLTYTGVNAGFVLVSADDPGMHSSQNEQDNRFYARFAQIPLLEPADSQEAKDFTKAAFEISETFDTPVLLRTTTRVSHSKSLVKEEEPVIPPTKEYRKDFGKYAVLPAHARVLHEKVEKRREELREYAETSPLNRIEWGDKRIGFITSGIAYQYVKELFPWASVLKLGLSYPLPLKLIRQFAQEVQKVIVVEELEPFLEEQILAAGIKVRGKELVPRTGELSPARLAWGLSRDEDLVRLAEEYGTRLDFPQGEEKLPVRPPVLCPGCPHRGVFYVLKKMKLVVTGDIGCYTLGGLPPLGAMDTCICMGASIGMAHGLVKADPELGGRTVAVIGDSTFFHTGLPALASLVYNRGAAVVIILDNRTTAMTGHQDHPGTGRTAKGEETPALDAAEVARVLGARYVEVVDPYDLRAVHRAVEQALHSSPAVVVARRPCVLLTRPSPRPLPYREEVCRGCGLCLELGCPALALKDRSRRKIVIDPLLCVGCGLCAQVCPFGALEGGVHGN from the coding sequence ATGAAGCTCTTAAGTGGCAACGAGGCCATAGCCCGAGGGGCCCACGAGGCGGGAGTTAAGGTGGCGGTGGCCTACCCGGGCACTCCCAGCACCGAGATTCTGGAGACCATCATTCGGCACTACCCGGAGATCTATGCGGAGTGGGCGGCCAACGAGAAGGTGGCGGTGGAGGTGGGAATAGGGGCCTGCTTGGCCGGGGCCCGCACGCTGGTGGCTATGAAACACGTAGGGGTGAACGTGGCTGCTGATCCCCTGCTCACCCTGACTTACACCGGGGTGAACGCCGGTTTTGTCCTGGTTTCGGCCGATGATCCGGGGATGCACAGCTCGCAAAACGAGCAGGACAACCGGTTCTACGCCCGCTTCGCCCAAATACCTCTGCTCGAGCCGGCGGACAGCCAGGAGGCCAAGGATTTCACGAAGGCGGCTTTTGAAATAAGCGAGACTTTTGACACCCCGGTGCTTCTCCGGACCACCACCCGGGTCTCTCACTCCAAGAGCCTGGTGAAGGAAGAAGAGCCGGTAATACCACCGACCAAAGAGTACCGTAAAGACTTTGGCAAGTACGCCGTGCTTCCAGCCCATGCTCGGGTTCTTCACGAAAAGGTGGAGAAACGCCGGGAGGAATTGCGGGAGTACGCCGAGACTTCCCCTCTCAACCGCATAGAATGGGGAGACAAGAGGATAGGTTTCATCACTTCTGGCATAGCCTACCAGTACGTGAAAGAGCTTTTCCCCTGGGCTTCGGTGCTTAAGCTGGGCCTGAGCTACCCCCTGCCCTTGAAGCTTATCCGCCAGTTTGCCCAGGAAGTGCAGAAGGTCATAGTGGTGGAGGAGCTGGAGCCGTTTCTGGAAGAGCAAATCTTGGCGGCGGGGATTAAAGTGCGGGGGAAGGAGCTGGTACCTAGGACAGGGGAGCTTTCCCCTGCACGATTGGCCTGGGGGCTTTCCCGGGATGAAGACTTAGTCCGCCTGGCCGAAGAGTACGGTACAAGGCTTGACTTCCCGCAAGGCGAAGAGAAGTTGCCGGTGCGGCCACCGGTTCTCTGTCCCGGCTGCCCCCACCGAGGGGTTTTTTACGTCCTCAAAAAGATGAAGCTGGTGGTCACTGGCGACATAGGCTGCTACACTTTGGGCGGGCTTCCCCCGCTGGGAGCCATGGATACCTGCATCTGCATGGGGGCTTCTATAGGAATGGCGCACGGGCTGGTGAAGGCCGATCCGGAACTCGGCGGGCGCACGGTGGCAGTCATCGGCGACTCTACCTTTTTCCACACCGGTCTTCCTGCTTTGGCCAGTCTGGTCTATAACCGGGGTGCGGCCGTAGTTATTATCCTGGACAATCGCACCACCGCCATGACCGGACACCAAGACCATCCGGGGACGGGGAGAACGGCCAAAGGGGAGGAAACTCCGGCGCTGGATGCGGCCGAGGTGGCCCGGGTGCTGGGAGCAAGGTATGTGGAGGTGGTGGACCCTTATGACCTGCGGGCTGTGCACCGCGCGGTGGAGCAGGCCCTGCATTCTTCGCCGGCGGTGGTGGTGGCCCGGCGCCCCTGCGTCCTCTTAACCCGCCCTTCTCCTCGCCCCTTACCCTACCGGGAGGAGGTCTGCCGTGGATGCGGCCTTTGCCTGGAGCTGGGTTGCCCGGCACTGGCGCTGAAAGACAGGTCGCGCCGGAAGATAGTTATCGACCCTCTTCTTTGCGTGGGCTGTGGCCTTTGCGCCCAAGTCTGCCCCTTCGGGGCGTTGGAGGGAGGAGTTCATGGTAACTAA
- a CDS encoding YeiH family protein: MAEIACKTATKKSPFITSEDWWSVYLGIFFLLLVFLAFATHFANPDIIKNAMPVEWPKKDLVGHLISNLPAYILVYALLTVLTTIAARAMGENVLHYIAGFTVLFLGAFLVLILGSQQTLKHYGLEYPFWSLVLGLIIGNLLPLPRWLRAASDHTEFYIKTGIVLLGAALPFTTIVKGGIWGFLEAALIIATGFTTAFLISRKLGLEREFAAVLGAGSSICGVSAAIAVGCAIGADQKKVGYVASLVVLYALGLIFLLPALSRLLGLNDVVAGAWIGGSELADAAGLAAAAMVSEKAVQVFTLVKLNRDVMVAIVAFILAIVAVTRWGNGQGETGRPGVGVIWERFPKFVLAFLVASLLSTYWVSTYGTAVNAHVIGNLNVLRTWLFTLAFLCIGLNTRFKDLKVEGIKPVIAFSTVVLVNVVMGFILSHLFFGGIIAQPIK, encoded by the coding sequence ATGGCCGAAATTGCCTGCAAGACAGCTACCAAGAAAAGCCCCTTCATCACCAGTGAGGATTGGTGGTCAGTTTATCTGGGCATCTTTTTCCTGCTACTGGTATTTCTGGCCTTTGCAACGCACTTTGCCAACCCTGATATCATTAAGAACGCCATGCCGGTAGAGTGGCCCAAAAAAGATTTAGTAGGTCATCTAATTAGCAACCTACCGGCATACATACTGGTATACGCATTGCTAACAGTTCTTACCACCATAGCAGCCAGAGCTATGGGAGAAAATGTACTACACTATATAGCAGGATTTACCGTGCTGTTCCTGGGAGCCTTTCTGGTGCTGATCCTAGGCAGCCAGCAGACGTTGAAGCACTACGGGCTGGAATATCCCTTCTGGTCGCTGGTCCTAGGGCTTATAATCGGTAACCTCCTTCCCTTACCCCGCTGGCTCCGCGCAGCTAGCGACCACACCGAGTTTTACATCAAAACGGGTATCGTCCTTCTAGGAGCCGCTCTGCCCTTCACTACTATTGTAAAGGGTGGCATATGGGGATTCCTAGAGGCGGCCCTCATAATCGCCACCGGGTTTACAACAGCCTTCCTCATCTCTCGGAAGCTCGGCCTAGAGCGGGAATTTGCTGCAGTTCTGGGAGCCGGTTCTTCCATATGCGGCGTTTCGGCAGCCATAGCCGTGGGTTGCGCCATCGGGGCCGACCAGAAAAAGGTGGGGTACGTAGCTTCCCTGGTAGTGCTTTATGCCCTAGGGCTCATCTTTCTTCTGCCTGCCCTTTCCCGCCTGCTGGGGCTTAATGACGTGGTGGCCGGGGCCTGGATCGGCGGCTCGGAGCTGGCCGACGCTGCTGGGCTGGCAGCAGCCGCCATGGTGTCGGAAAAGGCGGTGCAGGTCTTCACCTTAGTAAAGCTCAACCGTGACGTCATGGTAGCCATAGTGGCCTTCATCCTGGCCATCGTGGCCGTCACTCGCTGGGGAAACGGCCAGGGAGAAACCGGACGCCCCGGCGTTGGCGTCATCTGGGAGCGCTTCCCCAAGTTCGTCCTGGCCTTCCTGGTGGCCTCCCTCCTCTCCACCTACTGGGTCAGCACCTACGGGACGGCTGTCAATGCCCACGTGATAGGCAACCTCAACGTGCTGAGGACCTGGCTTTTCACCCTGGCCTTCCTCTGCATCGGGCTCAACACCCGCTTCAAGGACCTCAAGGTGGAAGGGATAAAGCCGGTAATCGCCTTTTCCACCGTGGTGCTGGTGAACGTGGTCATGGGCTTTATTCTGAGCCATCTCTTCTTCGGCGGGATAATTGCCCAGCCCATAAAGTGA
- a CDS encoding phenylacetate--CoA ligase family protein, whose product MWNPKAECLSREELEELKLERLKSTVRHAYENVPFYRRKFQEAGIKPEDIRSLEDIRHLPFTTKEDLRENYPFGLFAVPLKEIVRIHASSGTTGKPTVVGYTREDIEVWSEVMARTLGMANASSEDVVQIAYGYGLFTGGLGVHYGAEKIGCTVIPTSGGNTKRQIMLMRDFGTTILCCTPSYACYLAEVMAELGVSPRELKLRAGLFGAEPWSEGMRREIESNLGIEALDIYGLSEIIGPGVAAECLCKEGLHIWEDHFLPEVIDPATGEPLPPGEEGELVFTTLTKRGFPVIRYRTRDISFLLPEPCACGRTHIRMGRVKGRTDDMLIIRGVNVFPSQIEEVLLSLGYTEPHYLLVVDRERRLDVLEVWVEVSEDIFRDEVRGLEELEEKIRREIEAVLGIAVKVRLVEPKTIQRSEGKAKRIVDRRDLK is encoded by the coding sequence ATGTGGAACCCCAAGGCGGAGTGCTTGTCCCGGGAGGAGCTAGAAGAACTCAAGCTCGAGCGCCTCAAAAGTACGGTGCGCCATGCTTATGAGAACGTTCCCTTCTACCGCCGCAAGTTTCAAGAGGCAGGGATAAAGCCGGAAGACATAAGGTCTCTGGAGGATATCCGCCACCTTCCCTTCACCACCAAGGAGGACCTGCGCGAGAACTACCCCTTCGGCCTTTTCGCCGTGCCGCTCAAAGAAATTGTGCGCATTCATGCCTCCTCCGGCACCACCGGCAAGCCCACGGTGGTGGGCTATACGCGGGAAGATATCGAGGTCTGGTCAGAGGTCATGGCCCGCACGCTGGGGATGGCCAATGCCTCTTCCGAGGATGTGGTGCAGATCGCTTACGGCTACGGCCTCTTTACCGGCGGGCTGGGTGTGCACTACGGCGCGGAAAAGATAGGCTGCACGGTCATTCCCACTTCCGGGGGGAACACCAAGCGTCAGATCATGCTCATGCGGGACTTCGGCACCACCATCCTTTGCTGCACCCCTTCCTACGCCTGCTACCTGGCCGAGGTGATGGCGGAGCTAGGGGTAAGTCCCCGGGAGCTTAAACTCCGGGCCGGGCTTTTCGGGGCCGAGCCCTGGAGTGAGGGAATGCGCCGGGAGATCGAGAGCAATCTGGGGATAGAGGCTTTGGATATATACGGGCTTTCCGAGATCATAGGTCCCGGGGTGGCGGCGGAATGCCTCTGCAAAGAGGGCTTACACATCTGGGAGGACCACTTCCTTCCTGAAGTGATCGACCCGGCTACCGGCGAGCCGCTCCCTCCGGGCGAAGAAGGGGAGCTGGTCTTCACCACCCTCACCAAGCGGGGCTTTCCCGTGATCCGCTACCGCACCCGGGACATATCATTTTTGCTGCCGGAGCCCTGTGCCTGCGGCCGGACGCACATACGCATGGGAAGGGTGAAGGGGCGCACCGACGACATGCTGATAATCCGGGGGGTGAATGTCTTCCCCTCCCAGATCGAAGAGGTGCTCCTCTCCCTAGGCTATACCGAGCCCCACTATCTGCTGGTGGTGGATCGGGAAAGGCGCCTGGACGTTCTGGAGGTCTGGGTGGAGGTTTCGGAGGATATCTTCCGCGATGAAGTGCGGGGACTGGAAGAGCTGGAGGAAAAAATCCGGCGGGAGATAGAGGCAGTGCTGGGTATTGCGGTGAAGGTGCGGCTGGTGGAGCCCAAGACCATCCAGCGGAGCGAAGGGAAGGCCAAGCGGATCGTCGACAGGAGGGATCTGAAGTGA
- a CDS encoding ACT domain-containing protein produces MTVKQISVFLENKSGRLAAVARLLASRGVNIRALSIADTSDFGILRLIVDRPEEAYRALKEEGFTVSLTDVLAVAVPDRPGGLAPALEALSEANLNIEYLYAFVARHADQALVLLKVNDRERAVKVLEEAGFKVPSPDEIYSL; encoded by the coding sequence GTGACCGTCAAGCAGATTTCGGTCTTTCTGGAGAACAAGAGCGGGAGACTGGCGGCGGTGGCGCGCCTGCTCGCCTCGCGGGGGGTCAACATCCGGGCCTTATCCATTGCCGATACTTCCGACTTCGGCATCCTGCGCCTCATCGTGGACCGGCCGGAGGAAGCCTATCGTGCCTTGAAAGAAGAGGGTTTCACCGTATCCCTCACCGACGTCCTGGCCGTGGCCGTGCCCGACCGTCCAGGCGGCTTAGCGCCGGCCCTAGAGGCTCTGAGTGAGGCTAACCTGAACATCGAGTACCTTTACGCCTTCGTGGCCCGGCATGCCGACCAGGCGCTGGTGCTTTTGAAGGTGAATGACCGCGAGCGGGCGGTTAAAGTACTTGAAGAGGCCGGCTTTAAGGTTCCTTCGCCTGATGAGATCTATTCTCTTTAA
- a CDS encoding indolepyruvate oxidoreductase subunit beta — MVTNILVAGVGGQGILLTGKLIAQAACLAGFKVKTSEIHGMAQRGGSVVTHVRYGPEVYSPVISPGTADFLLAFEKLEGRRSLPFLKPGGLVILNDYALPPLPVAIGLEAYPPDTEEYIARRFPLLLIDALREARLYGGDPRTANVLLTGVLAAFTEISREMWEEALERTVPPRFLDGNKRAFARGFELGAAYQQKMAEGVVDRCGTPRRSACPGRS; from the coding sequence ATGGTAACTAACATTTTGGTAGCGGGAGTAGGAGGCCAAGGGATTTTGCTCACCGGGAAGCTCATTGCCCAGGCGGCCTGCCTTGCCGGCTTTAAGGTAAAGACTTCGGAGATACACGGGATGGCCCAGCGGGGCGGGAGCGTGGTCACCCACGTGCGCTACGGGCCGGAGGTTTACTCCCCAGTGATCTCCCCGGGCACCGCCGATTTCCTCCTAGCCTTTGAGAAGCTGGAGGGGAGGCGCTCCTTGCCGTTTCTCAAGCCCGGGGGCCTGGTCATCCTCAACGACTATGCCCTGCCTCCTTTGCCGGTGGCCATAGGGCTGGAGGCTTATCCCCCGGATACGGAGGAATACATAGCCCGGCGCTTTCCTCTTCTGCTCATAGACGCCTTGCGCGAGGCGCGCCTTTACGGCGGCGACCCCCGGACGGCCAACGTTCTGCTCACCGGGGTCTTGGCCGCTTTTACCGAGATTTCCCGGGAGATGTGGGAAGAAGCCCTGGAGCGGACCGTCCCCCCTCGCTTCTTGGACGGTAACAAACGAGCTTTTGCCCGCGGCTTCGAACTGGGAGCCGCTTACCAGCAGAAAATGGCAGAAGGAGTGGTAGACCGATGTGGAACCCCAAGGCGGAGTGCTTGTCCCGGGAGGAGCTAG
- a CDS encoding ATP-binding protein gives MKCRVCGGPAFIKLPAHNAAFCQEHFDTFFLRQISRTIKKYRMLPPGARVVVALSGGKDSLVTAFVLKRLGYEVLGFFVDLGIEENNFSLDSRRAVEDFCREKEIPLEVFSLKEKFGKTIPEVARRQERICALCGVTKRHLMNEYALAVNAYALATGHTLDDMAASLLANLTRWDLHYLAKGLPVLPPEPGFARKIKPLALQGEKEILAFAELHGIKPTTAQCPYAAEAKFKRYKAVLNMLEEKSPGLKRAFYEGYTQQAHRFVDPAARPPRVNCLVCGFPSVSPVCTFCRTWQEEEAEKKRAEVKS, from the coding sequence TTGAAGTGTCGTGTATGCGGAGGTCCAGCTTTCATAAAGTTGCCGGCCCACAACGCTGCCTTCTGCCAGGAACATTTTGACACCTTCTTCCTCCGGCAGATAAGCCGCACCATAAAGAAGTACCGGATGCTGCCCCCCGGCGCCCGGGTGGTGGTGGCCCTCTCCGGAGGAAAGGACTCCCTGGTCACGGCTTTTGTTTTGAAGCGACTAGGGTACGAGGTGCTGGGCTTCTTTGTCGATTTAGGAATCGAAGAGAATAATTTTTCGCTCGACTCGCGCCGGGCGGTGGAGGATTTTTGTCGCGAAAAGGAGATCCCCTTGGAGGTATTTAGCCTCAAAGAAAAGTTCGGCAAGACCATACCCGAAGTCGCCCGCCGGCAGGAAAGAATCTGCGCCTTGTGCGGGGTCACCAAGCGCCACCTCATGAACGAATACGCCCTGGCCGTTAACGCCTATGCTCTGGCCACCGGTCACACCCTGGACGACATGGCCGCTTCTCTGCTGGCCAACTTGACGCGCTGGGATCTCCACTACCTGGCCAAGGGACTGCCTGTCCTGCCGCCGGAGCCGGGCTTCGCCCGCAAAATAAAGCCCCTGGCTCTCCAGGGGGAAAAAGAAATTCTCGCTTTCGCCGAGCTCCACGGGATTAAACCCACCACCGCCCAGTGCCCCTACGCCGCCGAAGCCAAGTTCAAGCGCTACAAGGCGGTGCTCAATATGTTGGAAGAGAAATCGCCTGGGCTTAAAAGGGCCTTCTATGAAGGCTACACCCAGCAGGCCCACCGCTTCGTCGACCCTGCTGCCCGCCCGCCGCGGGTGAATTGCTTGGTTTGCGGCTTTCCCTCGGTCTCACCCGTCTGCACCTTTTGCCGTACCTGGCAAGAAGAAGAGGCAGAGAAAAAGAGGGCAGAAGTTAAATCCTAG